The Pseudomonadota bacterium genomic sequence GCCTTCGGGGTGATGGGACCGGGCGGGCGGGGCCTCGCCGCGCGCGCCGGCCTCGCCGGGGAGACCGCCGTGCGCATGGCGACGTTCGGGAAGGCGATCGGCGTGGCCGGCGCGTTCGTCGCGTGCGGCGAGGCCCCGGCCCGCCTCCTCCGCTCGAGGGCGCGCAGCCTCCTGTACACGACGGGCGCACCGCCGTCCGTGGCCGCGGCGGCGCTCAGAGGTCTCGAGATCGCCGAGGCCGCCGACGACCGCCGCGCGGCGCTCGAGCGCAACGTGCGGCTCTACCGCGAACGCGCCGCGGCTTCGGGCGTGCCGGTCACCGGATCGACGTCCGCGATCCAGCCGGTCCCGATCGGCGGCTCCCGCAGGGCGATGGCCGTCTCCGACGCCCTCTGGCGGCGCGGCGTCTTCGTGCAGGGCATCCGGCCGCCGACCGTACCCGACGGGACCGCGCGGCTCCGGATCACGCTCTCGTCGTCGCACACGGAGGAGCAGATCGGGATCCTCGTCGACGCGCTCGCCGCGGCGCTCGCGGAGATCGGGGACGCGCCGTGAGGGGCTGCGTCTGCATCGCCGGCACCGGCACCGACGTCGGAAAGACGATCGTGACCCGCGCGCTCGCCCGCGCGTTCTCCCGGCGGGGCGTGCGGATCGCCGCGGTGAAGCCGGTCGAGAGCGGCGTCGCGCGGCGGCCGGGCGAGGCGCACCCGACGGACGCCGCCTCGCTCCGCGCGGCGGCGGGATCGAGCGCTCCGGACGGCGACGTCTGCGCGTACCTGCTCGACGTCCCGGTGTCGCCGCACCTCGCCGCGTCGATGCAGGGCGTCCGCATCGATCCCGCGCGCATCGCGGCGCTGCTCGAGCGCGCGTCGGCCGCGCACGATCTCGTCCTCGTGGAGGCGTCGGGCGGCCTCCTCGTGCCCCTCGCGGACGAGCTGCTCTACGCCGATCTCATCGCGAGGACGGGGATGCCGCTCGTTGTCGTGGCGCCGAACGCGCTCGGCGCGATCAACGCGACCCTGCTCACCCTGGAGGCGGCGCGCGCCCGGGGCATCGAGATCGTCGGCGTCGTGCTGAACGGCTCGCCGAAGGGGGACTTCGGCAACGCGGACGCGATCGCGCGCTTCGGGAGGACCCGGATCCTCGGCCTCTACCCGACCGTCGCGCCGCCGGAGGACGAGCGGCTCGCCGACGCGGCGGAGGCGCACCTCGACATCGACGCGATCGCCGCGTCCGCGCGGGGCTAGCGCTTGCTGTCGATCAGATAGCAGCAGAACTCGCCGTCCTGGCACTCGGGCTGACCCTCCAACGACTCGAGGGAAACGGTGTCCTCCGGGCACTCGCCGGAGAAGTACCCGCACAGCGACGACGGCCACCACCAGACGTAGGGATCGCAGGTCGCGTACGACGTCTCGGGGACGCAGCACACCCCGCTGCCGTCGCACAGTTCGTTCTCCGCGTCCTGCCAGGCGCACCCCTCGCACCCGCTCGCGGCGGATCGGCAGACGCCCTCGTACGCGAAGTCGCAGTAGGGCTCGTAGGTCTCGCCGTCCTCCATATAGACCACGACGCTGACGGCGCAGGGCACGGGATCGGTGTCGACGGTCTCGGAGTCGGTGTCGGTGTCGCCGTCGGAGTCCGAGTCTCCGCCGCCCCCGTCCGGCGCGCCGAGGATCGGATCGAGCGACCCGTCCCAGCACGACGCGGCGAGCGCGGCGAGGAGGATGGCGCCGCATCTGGATGGCAAAAAGGACATCGCGCCTCCTCCGAGAGAGCAAGTGACCCGTGCTTTCACGCGCGGGTCAGAAAAAGCTGAGCTCCACCTGGGCGAACGCCTCGATCATCGGCATCCCGAACGACGCGACGCGCTCTCCCGCGAAGCGCACGCGCACCTCGGGCATCACCGCGCCGACCGCCGCGCCCACCTCGAGGCGGAACCACCTGCCGACCACGACCCCGAGGCGCCCGGCCCCGCCCAGGTACCCGGCGAGCGCGGTCTCCTGATCGCCCACGTACTCCGCCGCGCCGACGCCCGCGGTCCAGACGACGACGCCGCCGGCGGCGATCCCCAGCGCGGGCCGCAGCGGCCCCCGGCGGACGAGCTCGTAGAACGCGCCGAGCCGGAACGTCGCGGCGTCGAAGGTCGCCCGGGCGTCGCGGGCTTCGAGATCGACGCCGAGCACGGTCACCCACGCGTCGGCGCGGAGCGTGAGCCACGGCACGAACCGCCCGTCGAACGCCAGGCGCACCGCGCCCCGGGGGCCGACGCCGCCCGGGGACCAGACGACGCCCGCCCCGAGGCCGAGCCCGAGCCGGCGATCGCGGGGCGGATCGGGCGGCTCCGGAGCGCCTGCCGGCGCCGCTCCAGGCGGTGCCCCGGCGGCATCAGATCCCGCGTCGTCCGCGGGACCCGCGTCCTCGCCGCCCTCGATCGGGACGGGCCCGGCCGCGCCGCGGCGAAGCGTCTCCTCGGAGACCAGCTTCAGCTCGAGCAGCCCGGCGAACACCGCCTCGGCCGCCTCGATCGCGACGTTCGTGGCCGACTCGCGGTCGGTCGCGTCCGGCAGCCGGATCTTCCTGTAGGTCGCCTCGCTCGCGCCGCTCCCCTGGGCCCACATCTCGAGCGAGCAGCCCGGCGAATCGCCGCCCCGGAACACGCGCAACGCGGCACCACGCCTTCCTTCGAGCCGCCCGGCGAGGCGCTCGCCTTCGCCGCCGGCGTCCCCGGCATCCCCGTCCGCTGTCTCGAGCTCCAGCGCGGTCGCGTCCAGCTCGTCGGCCAGCATCGCCTCCGCCTCCGGGCACGCCCGCTGCGGGCAGCACGACGCCATGCGGACGAGCACCACTTTCGGCGCCGGCGGTCGCGCGCCGGGGTCGCCCTGCGCGCCGCGGACGGGGACGAGGATCGCCGCCGAGAAGAGCGCGAGGAGCGCGCCGGCGCAGGCCGTGAGCAGGCGGGTCCGAAGGCTCGACGAGCGGTTATCGGGAGAGGATCGATTTGGCCAACACAGCAAACAGGCCGTCCTGATACCGGGACAGGTAACGCTCGGCGTAGCGCCGCGCGTCCTCCTGCGCACCCGACTTATCGCAGGCCTCCATCAATCTGCCAAGCGACTCTTCCGCGAGCGGGCCGTCGTTGGCCTCGCGCAGGTAGGTCTCGAACCAGCCCCGGGCGACCTCCGGGCTGCCACCCTCGTCGAGCTCGCCGCGGCCGAGGAGGAACGCGGCGGTGGCCGCGCGCGGCGTCCAGGAGAAGCGGGCGCGCACGGCGAGCAGGCAGCGGCGCGCGATGTCGCTCCTGTGGGCGAAGCGCGAGGCGTTGGAGAGATCCCACAGATCCTCGATGTCGAGCCGACCGAGCAGCGCGTCGATCCCCTCCGATTCGGCCGCCGCGATCGCCGCCGGGTAGTCGCGCTTCGCGTAGTGCGACTTCCAGCTCTCCGCCGGAGGCGCCTTCTTCTCGCGCGCCGGCGGGCGGGCCTTCGGGGCCCTCTCGGACGGGCCGGCGCCGCCCTCGATCGACTCGTCGGCCTCTCCGGCCGGCAGGGCCTTTGCGGGGGTCGCGTCGGCGATCGCCGCCTCGCCGCCCGCCCGCGCGCCGTCGTCCATCGCCTCGACCGCGACCCTTCCGCTCGGATCACCGGCGACGAGCCGCTTCCCGGCCGCGAGTCGGATCCCGTACTCGCTCAGGTGGCCGCCGCGCACGTGCACGACCCCGCGCGTGACCGACACCGCGAGCCGCGACGTCTCCCCGCTCCAGTCGACCGTGAACGCGGTGCCGAGCACCCGGATCTGGTACGGGCCGGCGTTCACCTCCCACGCCGTCTCGCCGTTCCGCCGGATGTCCGCGGACAGCTCGCCGCGGCTCATCTCCACGGTGACCTGCTCCGTGTTCGCGGACGCGATGCGCACCGCGGTGGCGCCGCCGAGATCGAGCCGGCTGCCGTTCCGGAAGCGGATCGGCACCGCCTCCCCGCGATCGCTCTGCACCCAGCTGCCCTCGGTCCCCGCGACCTGCTGCTCGCCGACCCAGAACTGGAGCGGCGCGGCGCCACGCGAGAGCAGCGCCGCCGCAACGATCGCCAGGAGCGCCACCGCCGCCGCCGCGACGAGGCCGGGCAGGACCCACGCCCGCTCGCCGCGCCGCGTCGCGTTCGTCCCCGACGCCGCCGCCAGGAAGGCGCGCCTCTGGACCGCCTTCCGCTCTTCAGGCGGCCCGTCCCCGAGCGCCTCCGCGATCCGCGCCCCGACCCGTTCCAGCTTGCCGGTGTCGTCAGTCATGGTTCATCTCCTCGATGAACGACTTCAGCACCGGATCCTTCGCCGCGCGCTTCAGGAACTCCTTGCGGGCGCGGCCGAGCCGGCGCTTGGCGGTCGACAGCGAATACCCCCCTGCCGCCGCCACCTCCCCCAACGAGCTGCCCTCGACGAAACGCAAAACGAAAATGACGTAGTCGTCCGCGCGCAGCTCGCGCAGCGCGGCGAAGAACCTCACGGCAAAAAGGTTGGCGTCCGGTTCGCCCGTGGGCGCGACGACCTCCGGCGGGGTGGCCATCGGGACGAGGATGCGGCGGTACTTCCGGCTGCGGATCTCCCGCCGCACGGTGTTCACAGCGATGCCGTTGATCCATTCTTCGAGAGACGAAGAGTTCTTCAGCTTGTGGATGCCGGTGAGGATGTGGAGAAACACCTGATGAACGACATCGTCGTGATCGGCGTCCGCGCCGAGCAGGCGCCAGACCTTGCCGTTCACCTTGTCGGCGAAGCGGTCGTAGAGCGCCGCCGCGGCCGCGGGGTCGTTCTTCCGGAGGCCCTCGACGATCTCCTCACACGTCGCCGCGCGCCTCGGGAACTGAACGACGCTCTCGCGAGCGCGCTCCTGGCTCTCCTGAACGGTCATCCGCACCCCTCTTCGCCCGCCCCCGGCGAGGGCCGCTTCATGCAGGCACATCACAACAGTGCCATGGCGTGCGAAATGAGGCCAGTGCGTACCCGAAGGAACCGGGCCCGCGCCCTCCCCGGGGCTCGAGGGGCGGGCTTTCGCGCCGATTTCTGCCTCGACCTGCGGTTTGAGTTGAATTTTTTTTATCCGCTGCTAGTATACCGCATTGCCGAAACGGCACCTGGGCGGCCCGGCATTTCCCCTGTCCCGAAAAGGGCGGGACGTTCATCGAGGTTTACTCTAGGTTCGGGCAAGACGGCTCCTGTGGCGAACATGGAGCCGAACGAGTGAGTCGGCGGTTTCCGAGAGCGTTCGGACCGCCTTAATGAGAGTCGGCCACGCCGGAAGGCGGCCGAAAAAACGCAGGAGGAAACATGGCGATTGCAGCGTTGATTCTCAGCATTGTCGGTCTCGTTCTTTGTTGGATTCCGATGGTCGGTTGGCTCGGCGTGGTGCTCGCGCTCGTCGGCCTGATCCTCGGCCTCCTGGCCTTCAAAAAGGGCAAGAAGGGGCTCGGAATCACGGCTCTCATCATCGGCGTCATCGGCCTCGGCGTGGGCCTCTACGTTCAGATCTCCACCATCATCGCCGTCCAGGAGGTCACCTCCCAGTTCGGCGACCTGAACGCGCAGCTCAACGACCCGGCGCTCCAGCAGCAGCTCAACGACGCCATGAACCAGGCGATGCAGCAGGTCCCGCCGCCGCCCGCCCCGCCCGCGCAGTGATCGGCGAAGGGCACCGCATCTTTTTCCACCACGACGTAATTTCAACCAGTTCGATCATCTAAATTCGTGTAGAATGACCGCGTCGACGGCGCGCGTCGATCCGACCGCGCCGCGGTGTTTCAAGGAGGCGCTCTCATGACACGTTTCGCTTTTCTGGTTTTGGCGACGATTTTCCTGGTGTCGGCCGTGGGCTGCGAGGGCGCCGGCCGCGGGTACGACACGGACGCCGACGCGGACGGCGACACCGATGGGGATACCGACACCGACGTCGATAGCGACACCGACAGCGACTCGGACAGCGACACCGAGTACGAGGGCCCGACCGGCACGATCCAGGGCATCGTCTGGGCACCCTCCGGGGAGTTCCCGATCTCGGGCGCGCTCGTGTACGTCACGGTCGGGAACGCCGAGCCCATCGAGGACAACGCGTACTGCTACGAGTGCGACGACATGACCGCCAAGAAGTGGACCCTCTCGGGCCCGGACGGCTCCTGGATCCTCGAGGGCATCCCGGCCGGCGACCGCAACCTCGTCACGCGCAAGGGCTTCTTCCAGAGGCAGCGCCAGATCACGGTGAACGGCGGCGACACGGTGCAGGACATCGCCGCGGAGATCACGACGCTCCCGGCCGCGAGCACCGACGACGGGCTCGACACGATCCCGAACTACGCCGTGCTGCTCAACAGCTGGGATCTGCCCCAGGACATGCTCGCGAAGATGGGCCTCGGACAGCTCACGTCCGCCGGGAACCTCGACACGTCGCAGCCGTACAGCTTCGACCTGTACAACGACTTCAGGACAGCACCGCGCTCGGCGACTCGTCGCTGATCTTCGCGAGCCAGACGGCGCTCAACTACTACCACATGGTGTTCTTCCCGTGCGTCTGCGCCCACCTCGAGCCGAACAGCTACCTGACCATGCTGCAGCAGTACGTCACCGATGGCGGGAAGATCTACGGCTCCTGCTACGCGGGGCAGTGGGTCGAGAAGCCGTTCCCGGATCTGATCACGTGGGACGGCGGGGACTCGGGCTACGTCTACGGGAACGTGGGCCCGTACAACACGACCGGCGTCATCCAGGATCCGGAGATGCGGGACTGGCTCGCGAACGTCGCGCCGGGCCAGGACCCGGACGCGTACACCTTCGACGAGGGCTGGATCAACATCGACGGGCTCACGGGCGGCGCGTACTCGGGGCACGGGCTCGAGGAGGACGGCTACATGGTCGTCCCGAAGGTCTGGGCCATGGACCTCGGGGCGCCTGGCTACAGCCAGGCCGGCGATCCGCTGACGGTCACGTTCAACTACGACTGCGGCAAGCTGTTCTACTCGACCTACCAGGTCGTCGAGAACGAGCCGTCCCCGAGCATCCGCCCCCAGGAGTGGGTGCTCATCTACCTCTTCTTCGAGGTCGGCGTGTGCGAGGGAGAGTACGAAGAGCCCGAATGATCGTGGGGACATCATCAAGGAGTTGACGGACATGACGCGTAAAATGGCTCTCCTGCTCCTCGCCGCGCTGACGGCGGCGGGCGCCGCCTGCAGCGGCACGGGCGAACGCGACGGGTACGGCAGCGATTCGGACGCGGACAGCGACACGGACGGGGACACCGACACCGAGTGGGACGGACCCACCGGGACGATCCAGGGCGTCGTCTACGCGCCGTCGGGGACGTTCCCGATCTCGGGCGCGCTCGTGTACATCACGGGCGGGAACGCCGCCGCGATCGAGGACAACGCGTACTGCTACGAGTGCGACGACATGACCTCCAAGAAGTGGACCCTCTCGGGCCCGGACGGCTCCTGGATCCTCGAGGGCGTCCCGGCCGGCGACCGCAACCTCGTCACGCGCAAGGGCTTCTTCCAGAGGCAGCGCCAGATCACGGTGAACGGCGGCGACGCGGTGCAGGACATCCCGGCCGAGATCACGACGCTCCCTTCCGCGCGCACCGACGACGGGCTCGACACGATCCCGAACTACGCCGTGCTGCTCAACGGGTGGGATCTGCCGGAGGACATGCTCGCGAAGATGGGGCTCGGCCAGCTGACCGGCGAGGGCCACCTCGACACGTCGCAACCGTACAGTTTCGACCTGTACAACGATCTCAGCACGGGCGACACCGCGCTCGGCGACTCGTCCATGCTGTTCACGAGCCAGGCGGCGATCGACCACTACCACATGGTCTTCTTCCCCTGCGTGTGCAGCCACCTCACGGCGGCCGACCACATCCCGATGCTGCAGAGCTACGTCTCGGGCGGCGGCAAGATCTACGGCTCGTGCTGGGCCGGGCAGTGGGTCGAGCAGCCGTTCCCGGATCTCATCACGTTCAAGGGCGGCGACTCCGGCACGTCGCCCGGCAACGTCGGCGCCTACAACACGGACGGCATCATCAACGACCCGGGCATGCGCGACTGGCTGGCGGTCGTGGCGCCGGGCCAGAACCTGGACAGCTACACCTTCGACGAGGGGTGGATCAACCTCGACGGGCTGACCACCGGCGCCTACGACGGCCACGGCCTCGAGGACGACGGGTACATGGTCGTGCCGAAGGTCTGGGTCACCGACCTCGGCGCGTACGGCTACAGCGAGGCCGGCGATCCGATGACGGTCACGTTCAACTACGACTGCGGCAAGCTGTTCTACTCGACCTACCAGGTCGTCGAGAGCGGCCCGGATCCCAACATCCGGCCACAGGAGTGGGTGCTCATCTACCTCTTCTTCGAGGTCGGCGTGTGCGAGGGAGAGTACGAAGAGCCGGAGTGATGACGATGACGACGACGACAAAATGGCCGCCTATCGCCCTGCTGCTCGCGATTGCGTCTCTCGTCGCCTGCGAGGGCTCCGACGGCGGGATCGGCGGCGGGGACGGCGACGCGGACGGTGACACGGATGCCGATTCGGACACCGATTCCGACTCCGACTCCGACTCCGATTCCGACTCCGACTCGGACGACACCGACATCGAGGGGAGCGGGACGCTGCAGGGCGTCGTGTGGGCCCCGTCCGGGACGTTCCCGATCTCGGGCGCGCTCGTCTACGTGACGAACGGCGACGCCGAGGTGATCGAGGACAACGCGTACTGCTACGAGTGCGACGACATGACCGGCAAGAAGTGGACGCTCTCCGGGCCGGACGGCTCGTGGGTGCTCGAGAACGTCGCGGCCGGCGAGCGCAACCTCGTCACGCGCAAGGGGTTCTTCCAGCGGCAGCGCCAGATCACCGTGACCGGCGAGCTCCAGGACGTCCCGGCCGAGGTGACGACCCTGCCCGTCGAGAGCAGCGGCGACGGGCTCGACACGATCCCGAACTACGCGGTCGTCCAGAGCGGGCCCGACTACCCGGAGGACCTGCCCGCGAAGATGGGGCTCGGCGAGCTGACCACGAGCGGCAGCCTCGACACCGCGCAGCCGTTCCAGTTCGATCTGTACGCCGAGAGCGGGTACCCGGACATCGGGCCCACGGAGCACATCTTCTCGTCCCAGGAGCACCTGAACCAGTACCACATGGTGTTCTTCCCGTGCATCAACAGCGGGATGCTCGCCTCGAACCACATCGAGCACCTGCAGACGTACGTCACCGCCGGCGGCAAGGTGTACTCCTCGTGCTGGGCCGGGCACTGGGTCGAGAAGCCGTTCCCGGACGTGATCGACTTCCACGGCGTCGACACGATCATCAGCCCCGGCGACGTCGGGTCGTACGAGACGCACGGCAGCGTCAACGACCCGGCGATGCGCGACTGGCTCGACGTGGTCGTCAACGACGCGGCGATCTCCGCGCCGCTCCTCACCGGCGAGACGCTCGACTGGTACCCGTTCTCCGGCGCCTGGATCCTCATCGACGCGCTGAACATGTCGACCTACCCCGGCCACGGCCTCGAGGAGGACGGCTTCGCCGTCGTGCCGCGCGTCTGGGCGACCGATCTCGAGGAGTACCCGACGCACCCGCTCACGCTGACCTTCAACTACGACTGCGGCAAGATCTTCTACTCGGCGTACCAGGTCGTGGAGTCCTCGACGTCGGCGCTCATCCGCCCGCAGGAGTGGGTGCTCGTCTACCTCTTCCTCGAGGTCGGCGTGTGCGAGGGAGAGTACGAAGAGCCGGAATGATTGCGATGGCTTCGACAGGCCAACACCATAAGGAGTTTTAACGATGAAAACCTTGACCAGCCTTCTCCTGCTCGTTCTCATCGCGCTCGCGGGCGCCGCCTCGTGCGAAGGCGCGGATCCCGTGGACGACGGCTCGGACGGTGACGCCGACGGCGACACCGACTCCGACACGGACACCGACAGCGACGGCGACACCGACTCCGACAGCGACACGGACTCCGACTCCGACGGCGACACGGACACCGACTCCGACTCCGACACGGACGAGGAGTGCGGCGAGGCCGACTACCTCGGAGACCCGCTCGCGATCCCGGACGGCGTCGGGGAGTCCTACGAGACCACGATGACCATCAACGGGTTCGGCGAAGGCGCGGTGCTCCCCACCATGGAGCAGTTCATTTCCGTCTGCGTGAACATGGAGCACTCCTGGATCCGCGACCTGCAGATCGAGCTGGTCCCGCCCGCGGGGGAGACGTTCAAGATCATCCTGAACGAGTTCCTCGGCCAGACGGGCAGCGAGGTCTATCTGGGCATCCCCGACGACACGGACGACTACGACCCGAACCCGGGCACCGGCTGGACGTACTGCTGGACCCCCTCGGCCGTGAACGAGCCGATGCTGGACTACGCCAACGCCCACCCGTTCATCGGCACCATGCCCGCGGGCGACTACCAGGCGAGCTCCGGCTTCAGCATGCTGGTCGGCAACCCGCTCAACGGCGCGTGGACGGTCCGCTGCACGGACGACTGGGGGATCGACAACGGCTACATCTTCTGGTGGACCATCGAGTTCGACCAGAGCCTCATCCCCGACTGCGACGACTGGATCATCGAGTAGATCCCGCCCGAGGCGAATCACCTACCGGATGTGGTCCTTCATGAAGATGTCGACCTCGGGGATGCCGCCCTGCATGATGAGGTAGCCGTCGATCGGCTCGCGGTCCGTGATCTCGTGGTTCACCGGCGCGAGCATCATCCGGCGCACCTCCTCCGGATCCTGCGTCTGGCCGAGCACCCAGCCGAGCTTCACGTACGCCACCTCGGGGAGCATGTTCTTGGCCGGCACCACGCCGAGCGCCATCATGTCGCGGCCGGTGTCGTACACGAACATCCCGACGTAGCCCCACAGGGTCTGCACCGTCATGAACAGGTGGATCCCCTTGTCGTGCGCCTTCTTGAGCGACGGGTAGAGCGGCTTGTTCACGTGCCCGAGGCCGGTGCCGGCGATGACGATCCCCTTGTACCCGTTGTCGATCATGGCATCGAGGACGTCCGGCTGCATGTTCGGGTAGTAGTACAGGATCGCGACGCGCTCCTCGAAGGCGTTGATGAGCCGCGGCTTGCGGCTCTTGTCGCGCGGCACGTAGTCGTCCGTGAGCATCTCCACGCGCCCGGGCCACACCCGCGCCATCGGCCGATCGCCTATCGTGCGGAACGTCGAGCGGTACGACGAGTGCATCTTCCGCACGCGCGTGCCGCGGTGGAGCAGATCGTACTCGTCCGAGGTGGGGCCGAACATGCACACCATCACCTCGGCCGCGGGTCCTATGGACGCCGCGGTCGCCGCGTTGCGCAGGTTGAGCGCCGCGTCCGACGACGGCCGGTCCGAGGAGCGCTGCGAGCCGACGATCACCACGGGCACGGGGAGATCCTGGCACATGAAGCTCAGCGCCGCGGAGGAGTAGTGCATCGTGTCGGTGCCGTGGCCGATGATGATGCCGTCCGCGCCGCCCTCGACCGCCTTGACGACCTCGGCGGCGGTGCCCATCCAGATCTCGGGGCCGATGTTCTCAGAGAACACGCCGTACAGCTTCTTGGTCGTCATGTTGCAGATGTCCGCGAGCTCGGGGACCGCGCCGAACAGCTCTCCCGGAGAGAACGCCGGGATGACCGCCCCCGTGCGGTAGTCGAGGCGGCTCGCGATCGTGCCGCCCGTGCCGAGCAGCGTCACGTTCTTCTTCACCGGATCGTACGGGAACTCCTTCTCCGGGATCTTGTAGTGCGCTTCCTTGACCTCCTTGGCGTTGATCTCCTCGACGTCCTCGACCCGGATCCCGACGTTGTACCCGGTCACCATCTTGAGCACGAGGTGCTGGTCGTCGTCCGTCTCCGAACGCGGCAGGATGATCCCCTTGAACGTCCCGCGCTTCGACGCGACGACGACGTCGCTCCAGACCGGCGCGTGGTTTGCCTCGAGCAGCGCCCGCGCCCTGCCCCGGTAGCCCTTGTACGCGTTGTCAGACATCTTGCCACTCTCC encodes the following:
- a CDS encoding sigma-70 family RNA polymerase sigma factor translates to MTVQESQERARESVVQFPRRAATCEEIVEGLRKNDPAAAAALYDRFADKVNGKVWRLLGADADHDDVVHQVFLHILTGIHKLKNSSSLEEWINGIAVNTVRREIRSRKYRRILVPMATPPEVVAPTGEPDANLFAVRFFAALRELRADDYVIFVLRFVEGSSLGEVAAAGGYSLSTAKRRLGRARKEFLKRAAKDPVLKSFIEEMNHD
- a CDS encoding carboxypeptidase-like regulatory domain-containing protein, encoding MTRFAFLVLATIFLVSAVGCEGAGRGYDTDADADGDTDGDTDTDVDSDTDSDSDSDTEYEGPTGTIQGIVWAPSGEFPISGALVYVTVGNAEPIEDNAYCYECDDMTAKKWTLSGPDGSWILEGIPAGDRNLVTRKGFFQRQRQITVNGGDTVQDIAAEITTLPAASTDDGLDTIPNYAVLLNSWDLPQDMLAKMGLGQLTSAGNLDTSQPYSFDLYNDFRTAPRSATRR
- a CDS encoding FecR family protein, encoding MTDDTGKLERVGARIAEALGDGPPEERKAVQRRAFLAAASGTNATRRGERAWVLPGLVAAAAVALLAIVAAALLSRGAAPLQFWVGEQQVAGTEGSWVQSDRGEAVPIRFRNGSRLDLGGATAVRIASANTEQVTVEMSRGELSADIRRNGETAWEVNAGPYQIRVLGTAFTVDWSGETSRLAVSVTRGVVHVRGGHLSEYGIRLAAGKRLVAGDPSGRVAVEAMDDGARAGGEAAIADATPAKALPAGEADESIEGGAGPSERAPKARPPAREKKAPPAESWKSHYAKRDYPAAIAAAESEGIDALLGRLDIEDLWDLSNASRFAHRSDIARRCLLAVRARFSWTPRAATAAFLLGRGELDEGGSPEVARGWFETYLREANDGPLAEESLGRLMEACDKSGAQEDARRYAERYLSRYQDGLFAVLAKSILSR
- a CDS encoding carboxypeptidase-like regulatory domain-containing protein, with amino-acid sequence MTTTTKWPPIALLLAIASLVACEGSDGGIGGGDGDADGDTDADSDTDSDSDSDSDSDSDSDDTDIEGSGTLQGVVWAPSGTFPISGALVYVTNGDAEVIEDNAYCYECDDMTGKKWTLSGPDGSWVLENVAAGERNLVTRKGFFQRQRQITVTGELQDVPAEVTTLPVESSGDGLDTIPNYAVVQSGPDYPEDLPAKMGLGELTTSGSLDTAQPFQFDLYAESGYPDIGPTEHIFSSQEHLNQYHMVFFPCINSGMLASNHIEHLQTYVTAGGKVYSSCWAGHWVEKPFPDVIDFHGVDTIISPGDVGSYETHGSVNDPAMRDWLDVVVNDAAISAPLLTGETLDWYPFSGAWILIDALNMSTYPGHGLEEDGFAVVPRVWATDLEEYPTHPLTLTFNYDCGKIFYSAYQVVESSTSALIRPQEWVLVYLFLEVGVCEGEYEEPE
- the gatD gene encoding Glu-tRNA(Gln) amidotransferase subunit GatD, which gives rise to MSDNAYKGYRGRARALLEANHAPVWSDVVVASKRGTFKGIILPRSETDDDQHLVLKMVTGYNVGIRVEDVEEINAKEVKEAHYKIPEKEFPYDPVKKNVTLLGTGGTIASRLDYRTGAVIPAFSPGELFGAVPELADICNMTTKKLYGVFSENIGPEIWMGTAAEVVKAVEGGADGIIIGHGTDTMHYSSAALSFMCQDLPVPVVIVGSQRSSDRPSSDAALNLRNAATAASIGPAAEVMVCMFGPTSDEYDLLHRGTRVRKMHSSYRSTFRTIGDRPMARVWPGRVEMLTDDYVPRDKSRKPRLINAFEERVAILYYYPNMQPDVLDAMIDNGYKGIVIAGTGLGHVNKPLYPSLKKAHDKGIHLFMTVQTLWGYVGMFVYDTGRDMMALGVVPAKNMLPEVAYVKLGWVLGQTQDPEEVRRMMLAPVNHEITDREPIDGYLIMQGGIPEVDIFMKDHIR
- the bioD gene encoding dethiobiotin synthase; the encoded protein is MRGCVCIAGTGTDVGKTIVTRALARAFSRRGVRIAAVKPVESGVARRPGEAHPTDAASLRAAAGSSAPDGDVCAYLLDVPVSPHLAASMQGVRIDPARIAALLERASAAHDLVLVEASGGLLVPLADELLYADLIARTGMPLVVVAPNALGAINATLLTLEAARARGIEIVGVVLNGSPKGDFGNADAIARFGRTRILGLYPTVAPPEDERLADAAEAHLDIDAIAASARG